CAAAAAAGAAAGTCTGGCACAAGACGAATTCTTTGCTGAATTGAGAATCAAATCAATCGAACATTTAGGTCAAGTCAAACATGCTTTTATTGAAACCAGCGGCGAAATCAGCGTTTTTTATTACGATGATAAAGATGTTGGATATGGATTACCTATTCTGCCTTCGTTATTTTACACAAAAAATAAATTCATTCCTGCTGACGGAATTTATTCTTGTAGTTTCTGTGGACATACGCAAGAGCAAAAAACTGGAACAGCAAATTGTAAAGTTTGTAAAAGAGACGAATGGGTTACGTCTATAAACACCAAGAGAATAACATAAAAATTTCCAAAAAATAAATTCCAAATTCCAAAAATAAGTTCAAATTAATCCTTTGAATCTTTGCCACTAAAAACCTCTGAACCTTAAAAAAATGAGAAAAGCAATATTTCCGGGCTCATTTGACCCCATTACACTTGGACACGAAGATATTATCAAAAGAGGAATTCCTTTGTTTGATGAAATCATAATTGCAATTGGTGTCAATGCCGAAAAAAAATACATGTTTTCTCTCGAAGAAAGAAAACGCTTTATTGAAGAAACCTTCAAAGACGAGCCTAAAGTTTCGGTTATTACGTATGAAGGATTAACAATTGATCTGGCCAAAAAACTAAAAGCCAATTTTATTTTAAGAGGCCTTAGAAACCCTGCCGATTTCGAGTTCGAAAAAGCGATCGCACACACCAACAGAAAACTATCGAAAATAGAAACTGTTTTCTTACTGACAGCTGCAAGTACCTCGTTTATCAGTTCAAGCATTGTACGCGATGTACTGCGTCATGGAGGCGAATATGAAATGCTGGTTCCAGATGCAGTTAGGGTTCAGAAATAAAAATCATAAATTTGCCAGCGAAGCAAATTATAAGTAATTTCGTATTTTTAAAATAAACAATCATAATGAGCATCGAAAGAGAATTAAGCAAACGAAGCGGATCTAAATGTGAGCTTTGCGGAGCTGAAGAAAACCTAAAAGTTTATCAAGTATTACCAACCAGAAAAGGTGGACTTGATGAAAGTATATTAGCCTGTAATACCTGTATTGACCAAATTGAAAATCCAGACAAAGTAGATTTAAATCACTGGAGATGCCTGAATGACAGTATGTGGAATGAGAATATTCCAGTACAAGTGGTCGCTTGGAGAATGTTAAGCCGTATGCGCTCTGCCGGATGGCCTCAAGAATTACTTGACATGATGTATTTAGAAGAGGATGTTCTTGAATGGGCAAAAGCAACTGGCGAAGGCGAAGATGACGAAAACAAACTAGTTCACCGTGATAGTAACGGAGTAGTTTTGCAACACGGAGATTCTGTAGTTTTAATCAAAGATCTTAAAGTAAAAGGATCAAGTATGGTTGCCAAACAAGGAACTGCCGTTAGAAACATCCGATTAGATCACGAAAACGCAGAATACATCGAAGGAAAAGTAGACGGACAGCAAATTGTGATTATTACACAATACGTGAAGAAAATATAGCTTTTTTTGAGTAACAAAGGGACAAAGGTTCAAAGGGACGATTTCTAATTGAAATCAACCTTTGAACCTTTTTTTGCTCTGACCTTTTGAGCCTAAAAACAAAAAAGCCGTTCAATTAAGAACAGCTTTTTTTATAATATTAAGAGAGAAAAAACTTTGTCCCTCTGTCCCTTTGAGACTTAGTCCCTCAAAAAGAATTATTTTTGGAATAATTTGTTGATTTGATCTTTTACGAATGGCTCAGAAACGTTATTTGTTGCTGCGTCTCTTTCTTTACCAGAAACCATAAATTGAACTGTAGCCTTATCTGGAACTACATTTCCTGTGTAGTGTAACCAGATGTAATTGTTAGGTAACTCTAACTTGATATCGTACAACGGAGAAGCTGTAAATCCGCCCATGATAATGTTGTATAAAGAGTTATAAGCATTATCTATGTTCTTGAATGAAAATTTTCTCAAAGTCGAATCATCATCACTTTGAACAATAGTGTAATACACAGTGTATTCGTCACCAATTTTCTGAATGTAATTGTTATTTACTTTTCCTAATTTCTCAACAGGAACTGTTTCAAGAACTTTAACCTGTGCAAATGAAACAACGCTAAAGAACAAAATAGCAAGGGTAATAATCTTTTTCATAATGAATTTGGGGTTACAATTTTACTGCAACAAAAAAACATAGAAATATTGAAAAAACACCTATCAAAGCATTATTTTTTTAACACAAAATTGTAAAACTTGTTCAATATTGCATAATAAATTGATTTACAATATCATACAAAAACAAAAGACTTCTTAAAAGTTCAAAAAAAACTAAAATTTCTTACTTTTTTCTTCTTCTTTTTTAATAACATTTCGGGCTACTTCAATTTTAAACTTTTTACCCTTCATTTTTTCGTCTTTTACGTTCTTCAAAAGATCTTTTACTTTATTGTATTTTACAGCAGCAAACGACACAAAATCTTTTACTTCGATTAACCCCAAATCATCTTTTTCTAATTTTCCTTTTTGCGAAAAGAAACCTACAATATCAAACTTATTCAGTTTTGTTTTCTTTCCTCCGCTGATATAAATAGTTTGAAATTGTGGCGGTTTTGGCAGCGAAACTTTTCCTTCAACATCTAAAACAGCCATTTCATAATCGATATAATCCAATTCTTTTTCACTTTCGTGAATGATTATATAGGCCGTTCCCGTTGCCTGCATACGCGCTGTACGTCCGTTTCTATGCGTGAATTCGTCTTCTTTTAAAGGCAAATGATAATGAATAACATGTTTCATTTCAGGAATATCCAAACCTCTCGCAGCCAAATCGGTTGTGACTAAATACGTAACACTTCCATTTCTAAACTGAATCAAAGCCCTCTCCCGCTCTTCCTGATCCATTCCGCCGTGATAATACACTGAATAAATTCCTTTTTCGTTCAAAGTATCGCTAATACGTTCTGCAGCATCGCGATGATTACAGAAAATAATAGCCGATTCTGATTTTAAAGAACAAATCAAATGGAACAAACTTTGCAGTTTATCTTTTGCTGGCGAAATCACCATTTTCATCGAAAGATTCGTTTTTTCTTCTTCTTCCGGAATAAAATCTAAAACCGTTGGATTGATGACTTTTGTATATTTTGGAATTTCAATATCTGAAGTTGCCGAAACCAAAACCCGTTTATTAACTTTCGGTAATCTTGCAATAATAAAAGACATTTGCTCATGAAAACCCAATTGCAGCGATTTATCAAACTCATCTAAAATCAAAGTTTGGATTTTATCGGTTCTGAAAGTTTCACGGTCAATATGATCGGCAATTCTTCCTGGCGTTCCAATTAAAACTGCCGGCGGATTGCTTAAATTCTTGATTTCTGTTTCAATTGAATGACCACCATAACAAATATTGACTTTATATTGCGTTCCCATTTTTTTCCAAACCTGTTCAATCTGCAGTCCAAGTTCGCGTGACGGAACCAAAATCAAGCACTGAACCGATAATATTTCCGGCTGCAATAATTCTAATATCGGAAGCAGGAAAGCCAATGTTTTACCCGATCCAGTTGGAGAAAGTAATAAAGTATTGTTTTCGTTTAAAATAGCATCGTGTGCCATTTCCTGCATTTCGTTCAGACTCTGAATCCCTAAATTCGAAAGTATATCGTTAGAATGGTGTTTTTTCATGCTGCAAAAGTAACTAAAATTTTGTTTCAAGTTTTTCTTGTTTCAGGTTTCAGGTTATGGTAGTGATTTAACCGCAAAGCACGCAAAGTTTTTTTGTTTTAGATTTAGTTGAGCAAATGCAAAGCACGCAAAGCTTTGCGAACTTTGCGTAACCTTAGCACCTTTGCGGTTAAAAAAATATAGACAAAGTACATCAACTTGAAACCTGAAACTTGAAACTTTTAAACAAATAAAAAACTATATTTGATTCCATAAAAACCCAAACCATGAAACTTTTTACCATTCTCATTTCACTTTTCACAATCTCTATTTCTGCTCAAAACATTAAAAAATACGACACTTTTTTTGAGAAAGGAAACGGAAATCAATCCGCATCTTATCAGGAAACCATTGCCTATTTTAAAATGCTTGCTGCTGATTTTCCGACTATTCAAATGAAAGAAATGGGACTGACAGATTCTGGCGAACCTTTGCACATGATTACTTTTAATCCTGACAAAGAATTTGATTTTGATAAAATTCAAAAAACCAAAGCCGTTTTGTTTGTCAATAACGGAATCCACGCCGGAGAACCTGACGGAATAGATGCAACTATGCAATTCTACAGAGATTTAGCAACCGGAAAAATGAAAGCGCCAAAAAATACGGTTTTGGTTACCATTCCGGTTTATAATATTGGCGGCGCTTTAAATAGAAATTCGACAACTCGCGCCAATCAGGACGGACCGGAAATTTATGGTTTTAGAGGAAATGCCAGAAACTACGATTTGAATCGTGATTTAATGAAATCCGATACTCGAAACACCAAAAGCTTTGTAGAGATTTTCCAAAAAATAAACGCCGATGTTTTTATTGATAATCACGTAAGCAATGGTTCTGATTACCAATACAAGCTGACGTATATCATGACGCAGCACAACAAACTCGGAACGGTTTTGGGCGATTTTATGAATAACGAAATGATGCCGGCTTTGGTGAAAGATCTTCAGAAAAAGAAAATCGAAACGACGCCTTATGTTGATTCGTTTAAAGATACACCTGACAAAGGTTTCGGACAGTTTGTTGATAGTCCGCGATATACAACGGGTTACACTTCATTGTTTAATACGATTGGTTTTGTGGTCGAAACACATATGTTGAAGAAATATGCCGAACGCGTAAAAATGACCTACGAATACATGAAAACAACTATGGATTTTACCGATGCGAATTATCAGAAAATCAAAGAGCTTCGTGTGAAAAATTTAGAGCAATATCAGCCTAAAAAATCGTATACTTTAAAATGGGAAATGGACAGTACGAAAGCAACCAAATTTACCTTTTTGGGTTACGAAGCAGGTTACAAAAAAAGCGAAGCGACAACAGGCGATCGTTTGTATTATGACCGAAGCAAACCGTATAAAAAAGACGTTCCATACATCAAGGAATTCAAATCACAAAAAGAGGTTATTATACCTTCTGCTTATATCATTCCGCGTGGTTATTGGAATATTATTGAGCTGCTGAAAAACAATAACATCTCTTTCAGGCAATTTAAAAACGACACTATTGTTGAGGTTGAAAGCTATAGAATTGCCGATTTTAAAACCGTTCCGTCTGCTTACGAAGGACATTATTTGCACCGAAATACAACCATAACTTCTAAAATGGTAAAAATGAATTTCGCTAAAGGAGATTATTACGTTCCAACGAATCAAAAAGGTGTAAAATATCTTGTAGAAGCTTTTGAACCAGAAGGTGTTGATTCGTTCTTTAACTGGAATTTCTTCGATGCGATTTTACAGCAAAAAGAACATTATTCCCAATATATTTTTGAAGATACTGCAGCTCAGCTTTTAAAAGACAACCCAACTCTAAAATCAGAATTAGAAACCAAAAAACAAAATGACCGCGAATTTGCAAAAAGCGCCGAAGCACAATTAGACTGGATTTACAAACATTCGGTTTACTATGAAAAGGCGCATATGCAGTATCCTGTTTATCGTGTTTTGTAGATTTTTTAACGCTGATTTTTTAACGCAAAGTACGCTAAGATTTTTTGTTTATGATTGTGTTTAGCAAACGCTGAGGTCGCAAAGCTGTATATTTAGAACTTTGTCAAAGTTTGAAACTTTGACAAACTTACCGAAATGATAGCGCAGATTTGCAATCTGTGCCCGCGAAGTAACTCCCTAAACATTATTACGACAAAGTATTATGGTTTAGAAAGTGATTTAGGTGTTATTATATTATTTTGAAATACTAACCTTTTGCATTTGCTCATTCAACTGTACAGGCACAGATTGCAAATTTGCGCTAACGGTTATTATGGATTTCCGTAAATTTCAAATTTCACATGTTATTATTTTTGAATATTCATTAATTTAAAAATAAGAAATATGGCTTGGAGTTTTCGAAAACGCATTAAAGTTATACCTGGAGTTCATTTAAATTTAAGTAAAAGTGGCATAAGTACTTCTATTGGAATTAAAGGTGCCAATATAACTTTTGGAAAATCAGGAAATTACTTAAATACAAATATTCCTGTTTTAGGAATTACTAATCGACATGGATTATCTGATTCAGATAGTAATTTAAAACCCGAAATACATGAGGTTATAGAACTTTCCGATAACATTTTTAGTTCAGACATTCATGAAATCACAAGTCAAAATATGCAAGGAATAAAAGAAGCAATTGTTTTAGCAAATCAACAGAGAAAAGATCTTAAGAATGATTTGTTAAAAATTCAAACTTCATTGAATTCTTCAAAATTAAAACTTGGTTTAAGTTACTTTTTAATTTATGGTTTAGTTAAAAAAAATATTCCTGAAAGTATAAAAACAGATATTGAAGCAAAAAAAGAAGCTTTAAAACAAACAAAAGAACAAGTAGGAAATAGCTTGGTTAAACTTGATATCGAATTTGATCCAGAAATTATGGAACAATACAAAGTTCTTGTAGAAGCATTTAGAAAACTTACAACTTCCCAAAAAATTTGGGATGTTACAAGTGCACATTATCAAGATAGAGTTGCCGCAAGATCATCTGCCAGTACTTTAGTAAAAAAGAGAGATGTTAGATTTGCATTAAAATCACTTCCAGATATAAAATCAGATTTTAATGCACTGTATTTTCAGAATGCAAATGGTGCGGATTTATATTTTTATCCAAGTTTTATAGTTATGTATTCAAACAATACAAATTTTGCATTAATAGGGATTGATGAAATAATTTTTAGTCAAAGCTACGTAAGGTTTACAGAAACTGGTTCTATTCCTAAAGATTCTAAAGTGATTGATCGAACCTGGGCGAAAGTAAATAAAAATGGAACACCTGATAAAAGATTTAAAGGTAATTATCAAATTCCTGTTGTTCGTTATGGAGAAATTAAATTAAGAACAAACACTGGATTAAATGAAGAATACGAATTTAGCAATTATGAATCTACAGAGGAATTTGGCAGAGCTTTCAGAGATTACCAGTCAACAATAAAATCTTTAAAACATCTTAATTAATACTTGTATTCTACCTAGCGCAAGCATCCCGATCGTGAACGCAATCTAAATAAAATACGTAAAAATTGCACGAGCGGACACTCGCGCCAGTGACATAAATTGAAACAAAAAAAGCCTAATAAAAACATTATGTTATTAGGCTTTTCATTATTGTAGAAAGAATAAAAAGAACTTATTTATCCTTCAATAATTTTTCTAAAAATTCCACTTTTTCTTTTTCAGCTTGAACAAAATACACGATTGCGTGAGGGATTGAGCTAAGCTGCCAAAGTCTTTTTTAATTGGTGGCACGACCAAATAATTTAAATTCCAATTTAAACTTGGAAATAGCTTTGTTATTTGGAATTTTTCTATTGGAATTTTTCCATCGATTTTTTATCCGTTGGAATTTTTTCTTCTTCAAACAATAATTTGATGTTTTCGTAAGAGTTTGTAAGTGCTTCTTTGATTTGTTCTGGGTTTAACCAAGCCACTTTTTCAATTCCTTCTTCTAGTTGTCCGTGTGGCGTTCCTTCAAAATCAGACTGCATTTCGAACCAATGCGTGATTTTGAGCTTGTACTTTCCGTTGCGTTTAAAGATATGATAGGTTTTTTGAAGTTTATTCGTAATACGAAGCTTGTTAACCCCTGTCTCCTCCTCTACCTCACGCATAGCGGTTTCTTCAATGTCTTCCCCTTTCTCGATTCCTCCTTTTGGCAGGTCCCATTTTCCGTTTCTAAAGATAAATAAGACCTCGCCTTTCTTGTTATATACAAAACCACCGCCGGCTTTGTTAACCGGAATCTTGGCTTTAAGGGTTTTCATGATCTCACTTTCGTCGGGATGATATAGAATTGCTTTTTGAATTTTATTTTGAAAAATTTTTATAATAAGCTGTTCGATATCAATACTTTCCAACAAGAACAATTGAAAATCTGTTTCCTTTGAGATTTCATTTGTCAAAAAAAGTGGTTTGTCGTTTACAAAAACTTTATACATTTGTACTATGATTTTTAATAAAGATACTGCCGAAAAAACAGCCGAATTGCTTTTGCAAATAAATGCAATTAAATTGAATCCCGAAAATCCTTTTACATGGGCTTCTGGTTGGAAATCTCCTATTTATTGCGATAATAGGTTAATTCTTTCATTTCCGAGCATCAGAAATTATGTTCGTGATGAGTTTGCTAAGAACATCGAAAAACAATTTGGAAAGCCTGATGTCATTGCTGGTGTTGCCACTGGAGCCATTGGAGTTGGTATTTTGGTTGCCGAAAGTTTAGGTCTTCCATTCGTATATGTGCGTCCGGAACCAAAAAAACACGGTAGACAAAATCAAGTGGAAGGTTTTTTACAAAAAGGTCAAAATGTTGTAGTGGTTGAAGATTTAATCAGCACTGGAAAAAGCAGTTTACTTGCTGTAGAAGCTTTACGCAATGAAGGCGCTAACATTAAAGGTATGGCCGCTATCTTCACTTACGGATTTGGTGTTGCCGAAGAAAATTTCAAAGAAGCTAACCTTGATTTATTCACTTTAAGCAACTACGAAAATCTTTTAAGCTTAGCGGTTCAAAAACAATACATCACCGAAGATCAGCAATCGACCCTGCTTGAATGGAGCGAAAGCCCATCGACTTGGGGACAGGAATAATTTTAGATTTTAGATTTTAGATTTTAGATTTTAGATTTTAGATTTTAGATTTTAGATTTTAGATTTTAGATTTTAGATTTTAGATTTTAGATTTTAGATTTTAGATTTTAGATTTTAGATTTTAGATTTTCTAAAAATCGCTTCGCTCTTTTTGGAATTTGGGATTTAAAAAATTGGAATTTATTTTTTAAACAAATAAATAATAAACAAAATATTATATGAACTTAGAAAGTCCAAAAGTTACAGTTCAGAAATCAGCTCAAGATTTATTTGATCAATTGACTGACGTAAAGAATTTCGAAAAATTAATGCCAGATAATATTGCTAAATTTGAAGTGACTGGCGAAGACGCTTTTATTTTTGGATTGAAAGGGATGCCGGAAATCAAATTAAAAATGAAAGATAAAGTTGCTCCAAACAAAATTGTTTTGGGTGCGGCAAGTGATAAACTTCCTTTCACATTAACTTCAAACATTGACACCATTTCTGATTCAGAAAGTGCGGTTCAATTATTCTTTGAAGGAGAATTCAACGCTATGATGGCAATGATGGTTAAAGGTCCAATCAGTAAGTTTATCGAAACTTTAGCAAACAACATGCACAAGTTATAATGGTGAATTGTAAGTTGTGAATTATAAATTAAAAAGTCCAATCTAAGCGATTGGACTTTTTTTGTTTTTCATCTAAAAACCTCTGAACCTCTGCACCTTTGAGCCTTTGCCACTCTCAATAAAGCATTTTAACCTCTTTAATTTCAAATTCCGCTACAGAATCATCTTCAAGTAAAACCTGCAATTTTCCAATTCGAGAAACACCTTGAATGATTCCCATGAAATTTTCGTCATTTTGATTTCTAAAAGGCATTGGAACTCCTTTTTTGAATAAAGAATTAAAATAATCATTTCGAAAACTCTCAGCAGAAGTTTCCCAAAGCTTAATTTTCTCCTGCAGTTTTTCGACAATTAAAACTGCTAGTGTTTCTTTATTAAAGGTTTTTCCCGAAATAACAGCTAGAGAGGAAGCATTTGGCAGTTCGCTGTAATCAGTTTGGTTAACATTCATTCCAATTCCTATAACTGACAAAATCCTGCCATCGCTTTTTATAGTGTTTTCGATTAATATGCCAGCCAATTTCTTATTGTATGACAGAATGTCGTTTGGCCATTTAATACAGATATCAGGAATATTTAACGATTTTAAAACCTCGGTAACTGCTAAAGAGACCACAATACTTAAATCAAAAACCTTTTCATTATCAAACAGAAAATCCTTTACCAAAACACTCATAATTAAGTTTTTACCGGCTTCAGAGCTCCACTTCTCTCCCATTTGTCCTTTGCCTTTTGTCTGATTTTCAGCTGTTACCACAGTAAAATTCTCTGGTTCATCGTGGCTCGACAACGATTTTAGGAAGTCATTTGTCGAATCTATGGCATCGAGTTTGATTAGTCTCATTAAAATAATTTAAATAACTTAATTTAATATTTTGTTAAGGTTCAAAAATAATCACAAAATTTGGTAACTTTACAAATTCACATATAAAATAATTCATGGCGAAAAAGACTATTAATAATGATGTTCTATTGGCGAACATAATCAAAGGGATTGAGGAAGTAAAAGGAAATGACATCGACATTCTTGACTTAAGAGATATAGACACAGCAGTTTGTGACTATTTTGTAATTTGCAACGGAAGCTCAAATACCCAAGTTAACGCCATTGTAAACTCAATTCAAAAAACTGTATCAAAAGACTTAAAAGATAAACCTTGGCACGTAGAAGGAACCGATAACGCGGAGTGGGTTCTAATGGATTATGTGCATATTGTGGTGCATGTTTTCCAAAAACACATTCGTGAATATTACAATATCGAGAGCCTTTGGGGTGATGCCAAAATAACTACAATCGAAAACAAATACTAAAAGAAAAATTTTTCTAAATGGCTAAAGATAATAATCCAAATCCGAGTAAATTTAAAATAAGTCCCTGGTTAATATATACCGCAATACTTTTAGTTTTTTTATTTATAAGTTTTGCTACCGGAGGATCTAACTTAAGCGAACCTGCTCAATTGACTTCTTCTAAATTCAATACACTTTTAGAAAAAGGACAAATTGAAAAAGTGATCGTTTACAATAAAGCTGAAGCTGAGGTGTATTTAAATACTGCAGCACTGAAAGACCCTGCTAATAAAAAAGTTGCTAAAGATATTTTTGAAAGACCAAACAAAGGTCCTCACTATACACTAGAAATTGGTAACGATCAAATTTTCCAAACTAAACTTGAAAAAGCAGTTGGAGAAGGTAAACTAAAAGACTTCAATTTCCTTCAGAAAAATAACTGGAGCGATATTTTAATCAGCTTACTTCCTATTATCATCATCATTGGTGTATGGATTTTCATTATGCGTAAAATGTCTGGCGGAGGCGCTGGCGGAGGCGGACAGATTTTCAACATTGGAAAATCTAAAGCCAAACTTTTTGATGAAAAAACAGATATCAAAACTACATTTAAAGATGTAGCTGGTTTGGAAGGTGCAAAAGAAGAAATTCAGGAAATTGTTGAATTCCTTAAAAATCCAGAAAAATATACCAATCTTGGAGGTAAAATTCCAAAAGGAGCTTTACTTGTAGGACCTCCGGGAACTGGTAAAACATTATTAGCAAAAGCAGTTGCTGGTGAAGCTCAGGTTCCGTTCTTTTCATTATCTGGTTCTGATTTCGTTGAAATGTTCGTAGGAGTTGGTGCATCTCGTGTACGTGACTTATTCAAACAAGCGAAAGAAAAATCTCCAGCCATCATTTTCATTGACGAGATTGATGCTGTAGGTAGAGCAAGAGGAAAAAGCAACATGTCTGGCGGAAACGACGAAAGAGAAAACACCCTGAACCAATTACTAACAGAAATGGATGGTTTTGGAACTAACTCTAACGTAATTGTTTT
This is a stretch of genomic DNA from Flavobacterium endoglycinae. It encodes these proteins:
- the coaD gene encoding pantetheine-phosphate adenylyltransferase gives rise to the protein MRKAIFPGSFDPITLGHEDIIKRGIPLFDEIIIAIGVNAEKKYMFSLEERKRFIEETFKDEPKVSVITYEGLTIDLAKKLKANFILRGLRNPADFEFEKAIAHTNRKLSKIETVFLLTAASTSFISSSIVRDVLRHGGEYEMLVPDAVRVQK
- a CDS encoding PhnA domain-containing protein, with product MSIERELSKRSGSKCELCGAEENLKVYQVLPTRKGGLDESILACNTCIDQIENPDKVDLNHWRCLNDSMWNENIPVQVVAWRMLSRMRSAGWPQELLDMMYLEEDVLEWAKATGEGEDDENKLVHRDSNGVVLQHGDSVVLIKDLKVKGSSMVAKQGTAVRNIRLDHENAEYIEGKVDGQQIVIITQYVKKI
- a CDS encoding DEAD/DEAH box helicase codes for the protein MKKHHSNDILSNLGIQSLNEMQEMAHDAILNENNTLLLSPTGSGKTLAFLLPILELLQPEILSVQCLILVPSRELGLQIEQVWKKMGTQYKVNICYGGHSIETEIKNLSNPPAVLIGTPGRIADHIDRETFRTDKIQTLILDEFDKSLQLGFHEQMSFIIARLPKVNKRVLVSATSDIEIPKYTKVINPTVLDFIPEEEEKTNLSMKMVISPAKDKLQSLFHLICSLKSESAIIFCNHRDAAERISDTLNEKGIYSVYYHGGMDQEERERALIQFRNGSVTYLVTTDLAARGLDIPEMKHVIHYHLPLKEDEFTHRNGRTARMQATGTAYIIIHESEKELDYIDYEMAVLDVEGKVSLPKPPQFQTIYISGGKKTKLNKFDIVGFFSQKGKLEKDDLGLIEVKDFVSFAAVKYNKVKDLLKNVKDEKMKGKKFKIEVARNVIKKEEEKSKKF
- a CDS encoding M14 family metallopeptidase; amino-acid sequence: MKLFTILISLFTISISAQNIKKYDTFFEKGNGNQSASYQETIAYFKMLAADFPTIQMKEMGLTDSGEPLHMITFNPDKEFDFDKIQKTKAVLFVNNGIHAGEPDGIDATMQFYRDLATGKMKAPKNTVLVTIPVYNIGGALNRNSTTRANQDGPEIYGFRGNARNYDLNRDLMKSDTRNTKSFVEIFQKINADVFIDNHVSNGSDYQYKLTYIMTQHNKLGTVLGDFMNNEMMPALVKDLQKKKIETTPYVDSFKDTPDKGFGQFVDSPRYTTGYTSLFNTIGFVVETHMLKKYAERVKMTYEYMKTTMDFTDANYQKIKELRVKNLEQYQPKKSYTLKWEMDSTKATKFTFLGYEAGYKKSEATTGDRLYYDRSKPYKKDVPYIKEFKSQKEVIIPSAYIIPRGYWNIIELLKNNNISFRQFKNDTIVEVESYRIADFKTVPSAYEGHYLHRNTTITSKMVKMNFAKGDYYVPTNQKGVKYLVEAFEPEGVDSFFNWNFFDAILQQKEHYSQYIFEDTAAQLLKDNPTLKSELETKKQNDREFAKSAEAQLDWIYKHSVYYEKAHMQYPVYRVL
- a CDS encoding DUF4236 domain-containing protein → MAWSFRKRIKVIPGVHLNLSKSGISTSIGIKGANITFGKSGNYLNTNIPVLGITNRHGLSDSDSNLKPEIHEVIELSDNIFSSDIHEITSQNMQGIKEAIVLANQQRKDLKNDLLKIQTSLNSSKLKLGLSYFLIYGLVKKNIPESIKTDIEAKKEALKQTKEQVGNSLVKLDIEFDPEIMEQYKVLVEAFRKLTTSQKIWDVTSAHYQDRVAARSSASTLVKKRDVRFALKSLPDIKSDFNALYFQNANGADLYFYPSFIVMYSNNTNFALIGIDEIIFSQSYVRFTETGSIPKDSKVIDRTWAKVNKNGTPDKRFKGNYQIPVVRYGEIKLRTNTGLNEEYEFSNYESTEEFGRAFRDYQSTIKSLKHLN
- a CDS encoding NUDIX hydrolase, with the translated sequence MYKVFVNDKPLFLTNEISKETDFQLFLLESIDIEQLIIKIFQNKIQKAILYHPDESEIMKTLKAKIPVNKAGGGFVYNKKGEVLFIFRNGKWDLPKGGIEKGEDIEETAMREVEEETGVNKLRITNKLQKTYHIFKRNGKYKLKITHWFEMQSDFEGTPHGQLEEGIEKVAWLNPEQIKEALTNSYENIKLLFEEEKIPTDKKSMEKFQ
- the pyrE gene encoding orotate phosphoribosyltransferase → MIFNKDTAEKTAELLLQINAIKLNPENPFTWASGWKSPIYCDNRLILSFPSIRNYVRDEFAKNIEKQFGKPDVIAGVATGAIGVGILVAESLGLPFVYVRPEPKKHGRQNQVEGFLQKGQNVVVVEDLISTGKSSLLAVEALRNEGANIKGMAAIFTYGFGVAEENFKEANLDLFTLSNYENLLSLAVQKQYITEDQQSTLLEWSESPSTWGQE
- a CDS encoding orotate phosphoribosyltransferase is translated as MNLESPKVTVQKSAQDLFDQLTDVKNFEKLMPDNIAKFEVTGEDAFIFGLKGMPEIKLKMKDKVAPNKIVLGAASDKLPFTLTSNIDTISDSESAVQLFFEGEFNAMMAMMVKGPISKFIETLANNMHKL
- a CDS encoding biotin--[acetyl-CoA-carboxylase] ligase, which produces MRLIKLDAIDSTNDFLKSLSSHDEPENFTVVTAENQTKGKGQMGEKWSSEAGKNLIMSVLVKDFLFDNEKVFDLSIVVSLAVTEVLKSLNIPDICIKWPNDILSYNKKLAGILIENTIKSDGRILSVIGIGMNVNQTDYSELPNASSLAVISGKTFNKETLAVLIVEKLQEKIKLWETSAESFRNDYFNSLFKKGVPMPFRNQNDENFMGIIQGVSRIGKLQVLLEDDSVAEFEIKEVKMLY
- the rsfS gene encoding ribosome silencing factor, with product MAKKTINNDVLLANIIKGIEEVKGNDIDILDLRDIDTAVCDYFVICNGSSNTQVNAIVNSIQKTVSKDLKDKPWHVEGTDNAEWVLMDYVHIVVHVFQKHIREYYNIESLWGDAKITTIENKY
- the ftsH gene encoding ATP-dependent zinc metalloprotease FtsH, which produces MAKDNNPNPSKFKISPWLIYTAILLVFLFISFATGGSNLSEPAQLTSSKFNTLLEKGQIEKVIVYNKAEAEVYLNTAALKDPANKKVAKDIFERPNKGPHYTLEIGNDQIFQTKLEKAVGEGKLKDFNFLQKNNWSDILISLLPIIIIIGVWIFIMRKMSGGGAGGGGQIFNIGKSKAKLFDEKTDIKTTFKDVAGLEGAKEEIQEIVEFLKNPEKYTNLGGKIPKGALLVGPPGTGKTLLAKAVAGEAQVPFFSLSGSDFVEMFVGVGASRVRDLFKQAKEKSPAIIFIDEIDAVGRARGKSNMSGGNDERENTLNQLLTEMDGFGTNSNVIVLAATNRADVLDKALMRAGRFDRQIFVDLPDIRERAEIFKVHLAPIKKVEGLDLDFLAKQTPGFSGADIANVCNEAALIAARNNKAAVDRQDFLDAVDRIIGGLEKKNKIITPEEKRAIAIHEAGHATVSWMLEHAAPLIKVTIVPRGQSLGAAWYLPEERQIVRTDQMLDEMCATMGGRAAEKVTFDRISTGALSDLEKVTRQARAMVTIYGLNDKIGNVTYYDSTGQSEYNFSKPYSDETAKIIDAEISELIEGQYQRAIQILEENKDKLNQLADILIEKEVIFKDDLEAIFGKRTFDKNLEEVVS